Proteins encoded in a region of the Halarcobacter mediterraneus genome:
- a CDS encoding PD-(D/E)XK nuclease family protein, translating to MQLSSKKLIVKPTSRSIREYLSNSTFENTLLPSLITIDEFFKRVLFFENKKLIDEEQRFLYLTEAVKNVNLKSLGISSSFSSFLKQSDYIYRFFLEIASENISIDSITLVDTYSYYEEHLSILRSIYNNYLKILDKNNAVDRINFYKYFNINKDFVNRYEAIEIYFEGYFTQFEFELIKEVSKCVNLEIEFIYNEYNKKSIQKFIDYGLKIDNFNRYRINFSNKKIVSQKEDKQNIQSLEIKGFSSRINQIAFIKTKISEFVDKGIDPSKIALILPDEKFANILRLFDEESYFNYAMGIGIENSKLYKVLDAIYSSLVDEEIKLIKNIEYLNIDKSFYTELFKKAWNKPIRKENYAEIIKYFKSLESNKDLLEKFDDICFKFEKLIFSQDEVILFKDAFKIFHQKVSSITLDDVNSGKITVMGLLESRLIEFDALIICDFNESLIPKRSLKDKFLSTALKQKVNLPTITDRENLQKYYYKRLISNSKNIAVSYVKNDSDQISRFASKIFDKYEIEDKLYDNEYKHILYHNHSLKHFDEEIILDIDLSKIVWSASSLKEFLECKRKFYLNHILKIKEHDISLKPKGYELGNIVHNTLEKFYKQEDRNYGKLLEIFNEYRSENPFLNLDLEIWKRKLQDFISYEEERFKEGFEIIALEKAFIFDFEGIKLQGKIDRIDRLKDEYYVLDYKTSSNLKVSTKRTYEKAVDFQLEFYYLAVENLFKTDKIKSFYYDLFNMKLLEETVLDNKLNLLKEIFETFKTKSVNFIKCDDTQTCQYCIYKTVCNKD from the coding sequence ATGCAATTGAGCAGTAAAAAACTTATAGTTAAACCTACTTCTAGGTCTATAAGAGAGTATTTAAGTAATTCAACTTTTGAAAATACTCTCTTACCCTCTCTTATAACAATTGATGAATTTTTTAAACGAGTACTTTTTTTTGAAAACAAAAAATTAATTGATGAAGAACAAAGATTTTTATATCTTACAGAAGCAGTGAAAAATGTAAATTTAAAAAGTCTAGGTATTTCTTCTTCTTTTAGTTCCTTTTTAAAACAAAGTGATTATATATATAGATTTTTTTTAGAGATAGCAAGTGAAAATATTTCTATTGATTCAATTACTCTTGTAGATACATATTCTTATTATGAAGAACATTTGAGTATTTTAAGAAGTATATACAATAATTATTTAAAAATACTAGATAAAAATAATGCTGTTGATAGAATAAACTTTTATAAATATTTTAATATAAATAAAGATTTTGTAAATAGATATGAGGCTATTGAAATTTATTTTGAAGGTTATTTTACACAGTTTGAGTTTGAACTTATAAAAGAAGTTTCTAAATGTGTAAATTTAGAAATTGAATTTATTTATAATGAATATAATAAAAAATCTATTCAAAAGTTTATTGATTATGGTTTAAAAATTGATAATTTTAATAGATATAGAATAAACTTTAGTAATAAAAAAATAGTTTCCCAAAAAGAAGATAAACAAAATATTCAGAGCCTAGAGATAAAAGGATTTTCATCTAGAATAAACCAGATAGCTTTTATTAAAACAAAAATATCTGAATTTGTAGATAAAGGTATAGATCCTTCAAAAATTGCATTAATTTTACCTGATGAGAAATTTGCAAATATTCTTAGACTTTTTGATGAAGAATCTTATTTTAATTATGCGATGGGAATAGGCATTGAAAACAGTAAATTATATAAAGTTTTAGATGCAATATATTCAAGCTTAGTGGACGAAGAAATAAAACTAATTAAAAATATTGAGTATTTAAATATTGATAAATCTTTTTATACTGAATTATTTAAAAAAGCATGGAATAAACCAATAAGAAAAGAAAATTACGCTGAAATAATAAAATATTTTAAATCTTTAGAAAGTAATAAAGACTTACTAGAAAAGTTTGATGATATATGTTTTAAGTTTGAGAAATTAATCTTTTCTCAAGATGAAGTTATACTTTTTAAAGATGCTTTTAAAATTTTTCATCAAAAAGTTTCTTCTATTACCCTTGATGATGTAAACTCAGGAAAAATTACTGTAATGGGTCTATTGGAAAGTAGATTAATTGAATTTGATGCATTAATAATATGTGATTTTAATGAATCTTTAATTCCTAAAAGAAGTCTAAAAGATAAGTTCTTATCAACTGCTTTAAAACAAAAAGTTAACTTACCTACCATAACTGATAGAGAAAATCTTCAAAAGTATTATTATAAAAGGTTAATTTCAAACTCAAAGAATATTGCAGTATCTTATGTAAAAAATGATAGTGACCAGATTTCTAGATTTGCAAGTAAGATTTTTGACAAATATGAAATTGAAGATAAACTTTATGATAATGAATATAAACATATTCTCTATCATAATCATTCTTTAAAACATTTTGATGAAGAAATTATTTTAGATATTGATTTATCAAAGATTGTTTGGAGTGCAAGTAGTTTAAAAGAATTTCTTGAATGTAAACGAAAATTTTATTTAAATCACATATTAAAAATAAAAGAGCATGATATCTCTTTAAAACCAAAAGGATATGAGTTAGGAAATATTGTTCATAATACTTTAGAAAAGTTTTATAAGCAAGAAGATAGAAATTATGGAAAATTATTAGAAATATTTAATGAATACAGAAGTGAAAATCCTTTCTTAAATTTAGACTTGGAAATTTGGAAAAGAAAACTTCAAGATTTTATTTCTTATGAAGAAGAAAGATTTAAAGAAGGCTTTGAAATTATTGCTTTGGAAAAAGCTTTTATTTTTGATTTTGAAGGAATAAAGCTTCAAGGAAAAATTGATAGAATTGATAGATTAAAAGATGAATACTATGTACTTGATTATAAAACTTCAAGTAATTTAAAAGTAAGTACTAAAAGAACATATGAAAAAGCGGTTGATTTCCAATTAGAGTTTTATTACTTAGCTGTAGAAAATTTATTTAAAACTGATAAAATTAAAAGTTTTTATTATGATTTATTTAATATGAAGCTTTTAGAAGAGACTGTTTTAGATAATAAATTAAATTTATTAAAAGAGATTTTTGAAACTTTCAAGACAAAAAGTGTTAACTTTATAAAATGTGATGATACACAGACTTGTCAATATTGTATTTATAAAACAGTTTGTAATAAAGATTAG
- a CDS encoding FixH family protein has product MKKRNYWPLLFIGLFSFAFTLIIWTIYSAVNTPVYEDETFLKSYQDLDKHFNEVVESNRTFKSKYNFEILFNDKKFALIIDDMFKAQRVIEKESKHKKVFFKGNNTVSILITDKSGNLIDNIKIKLRISRPTNHNNTMDFTEEDFSLENGKYTKLVSLPLKGNWNVTGNFSIGNDIGYFYLKSDAIEQ; this is encoded by the coding sequence ATGAAAAAAAGAAATTATTGGCCTTTACTTTTTATTGGTTTATTCTCATTTGCTTTTACATTAATCATTTGGACTATATATTCAGCTGTAAACACACCTGTTTATGAAGATGAAACATTTTTAAAGTCTTATCAGGATCTTGATAAACATTTTAATGAAGTTGTAGAATCAAATAGAACTTTTAAATCAAAATATAATTTTGAAATACTTTTTAATGATAAAAAGTTTGCACTTATTATTGATGATATGTTTAAAGCTCAAAGGGTTATTGAAAAAGAGTCGAAACATAAGAAAGTGTTTTTTAAAGGTAACAATACTGTTTCTATTTTGATTACAGATAAATCAGGGAATTTAATAGATAATATAAAAATTAAACTAAGAATTTCGAGGCCAACTAACCATAATAATACAATGGATTTCACAGAAGAAGATTTTTCCTTAGAAAATGGAAAATATACTAAATTGGTGTCTTTACCATTAAAAGGAAATTGGAATGTTACTGGAAATTTCTCAATTGGCAATGATATAGGATATTTTTATTTAAAATCTGATGCAATTGAGCAGTAA
- a CDS encoding DUF4006 family protein — MAGNTQMNDNERGLFALNGIVGMLIATVLLLTILGVLTYNAIVVQQNESTNYYKINQDLNGLKAISPDNIKQYELVGKEK, encoded by the coding sequence ATGGCTGGAAATACACAAATGAATGATAACGAAAGAGGATTATTTGCTCTTAATGGAATTGTTGGAATGTTAATTGCAACAGTTTTACTATTAACTATTTTAGGTGTATTAACTTATAATGCAATTGTAGTTCAACAAAATGAATCTACAAATTATTATAAAATAAACCAAGATCTTAATGGACTAAAAGCAATTAGCCCTGACAATATCAAGCAATATGAGCTTGTTGGTAAGGAGAAATAA